A single window of Ananas comosus cultivar F153 linkage group 17, ASM154086v1, whole genome shotgun sequence DNA harbors:
- the LOC109722938 gene encoding 1-aminocyclopropane-1-carboxylate oxidase codes for MVIPVIDFSKLEGEERAETMAQIANGCEEWGFFQLVNHGIPVELLDRVKKVCAECYKLREEGFKESKPVQMLKEMVDREGEGLAVNELDDMDWEDVFTLQDDNQWPSNPPEFKETMMEYRRELKKLAEKMLEIMEENLGLEKDIMKGAFTSGDDYAPFFGTKVSHYPPCPHPDLATGLRAHTDAGGVILLFQDDEVGGLQILKDGRWVDVQPLADAIVINTGDQIEVISNGRYKSVWHRVLATRDGNRRSIASFYNPALEATIGPATNAAAAYPTFAFGDYMDVYVKQKFQAKQRRFDAMAKV; via the exons ATGGTGATCCCCGTCATCGATTTCTCGAAGTTGGAAGGCGAGGAGCGCGCCGAAACCATGGCCCAGATCGCTAACGGATGCGAAGAGTGGGGATTCTTTCAG CTGGTGAACCATGGGATCCCGGTGGAGCTACTCGATCGCGTGAAGAAGGTTTGCGCCGAATGCTACAAGTTAAGGGAGGAAGGGTTCAAGGAGTCGAAGCCTGTACAGATGCTGAAGGAAATGGTGGACCGAGAAGGCGAGGGGCTCGCTGTTAACGAGTTGGATGATATGGATTGGGAGGATGTGTTCACTCTCCAAGATGATAATCAGTGGCCATCCAACCCTCCAGAGTTTAA gGAAACTATGATGGAGTATAGGCGCGAGTTGAAAAAGCTGGCGGAGAAGATGCTGGAGATCATGGAAGAGAACCTAGGCCTGGAGAAGGATATAATGAAGGGCGCATTCACCAGCGGCGACGACTACGCGCCGTTCTTCGGGACGAAAGTCAGCCACTACCCGCCGTGCCCCCACCCCGACCTCGCCACGGGCCTGCGCGCCCACACTGACGCCGGTGGCGTCATCCTCCTCTTCCAGGACGACGAGGTCGGCGGCCTGCAGATCCTCAAAGACGGCCGCTGGGTCGACGTCCAGCCGCTGGCCGACGCCATCGTCATCAACACCGGCGACCAGATCGAGGTCATCAGCAACGGCCGGTACAAGAGCGTCTGGCACCGCGTGCTCGCCACCCGCGACGGCAACCGCCGCTCCATCGCCTCCTTCTACAACCCCGCCCTCGAGGCCACCATCGGCCCCGCCACCAATGCCGCCGCCGCATACCCCACGTTCGCGTTCGGAGACTACATGGACGTGTACGTGAAGCAGAAGTTCCAGGCCAAGCAGCGCAGGTTCGACGCCATGGCGAAGGTGTAA
- the LOC109723003 gene encoding NAD-dependent protein deacylase SRT2 isoform X2 codes for MAMMMTNTSRPSATIVAGVREALRAASRGSFKDGPLCNKRKSIVPFKCPIRHIPVAYSNSAASVTLKDQCRPSIQLLREKKIVPDSDPPSSKDMNLLYEFFDRSGKVMVLTGAGISTESGIPDYRSPNGAYSTGFKPITHQEFVRSSRSRRRYWARSYAGWRRFTAAQPSAAHYALASLEKLGRVNLMVTQNVDRLHHRAGSNPLELHGTVYTVICLNCSTSISRELFQEQVKALNPKWASAIESLGGGPPGSDKSFGMQQRPDGDIEINEKFWEEDFYIPNCQQCGGMLKPDVVFFGDNVLKDRADKAMEAARGCDAFLVLGSSLMTMSAYRLVSAAHEANAPIAIINIGETRADDLVSLKISARCGEILPRLLEMGSIAVPSLS; via the exons ATGGCGATGATGATGACCAACACCTCCCGCCCCTCCGCAACC ATCGTTGCAGGTGTCAGAGAGGCTCTTCGAGCGGCATCGAGAG GAAGCTTCAAGGATGGTCCACTTTGCAATAAAAGGAAGAGTATTGTTCCTTTCAAATGCCCCATTAGGCATATACCAGTGGCCTACAGCAATTCTGCAGCTAGCGTCACATTGAAGGATCAATGCAGACCTTCTATCCAACTATTAAGGGAAAAGAAGATAGTTCCTGATTCAGATCCTCCAAGCTCTAAGGATATGAACCTTCTGTATGAATTTTTTGATCGCAG TGGCAAGGTCATGGTGTTAACAGGAGCTGGAATAAGCACTGAGTCTGGGATTCCTGATTATAGAAG TCCAAATGGAGCTTATAGTACTGGTTTCAAACCAATAACTCATCAG GAGTTTGTCCGTTCAAGCCGCTCCCGGAGGCGATACTGGGCTAGGAGCTATGCCGGATGGAGAAGGTTTACTGCAGCCCAACCAAGTGCAGCCCATTATGCCCTAGCTTCTTTGGAAAAGCTTGGCCGTGTCAATTTAATGGTCACCCAAAATGTTGATAG GTTGCATCATCGAGCCGGAAGCAACCCACTCGAGTTGCATGGAACTGTGTACACTGTAATATGTTTAAACTGTAGTACCTCCATCAGCAGGGAATTATTCCAAGAGCAAGTGAAGGCCCTCAATCCAAAg TGGGCTTCTGCAATTGAAAGCTTGGGAGGCGGTCCTCCAGGCTCAGACAAAAGCTTTGGGATGCAACAACGCCCTGATGGCGACATTGAGATTAATGAGAAGTTTTGGGAAGAAGATTTTTATATTCCTAATTGCCAGCAGTGCGGTGGAATGCTAAAACCTGAT GTAGTCTTCTTTGGTGATAATGTCCTGAAAGACAGAGCTGATAAAGCTATGGAAGCTGCAAGAGGATGTGATGCGTTCTTGGTGCTGGGTTCATCGCTGATGACAATGTCTGCTTATAGACTTGTCAG TGCTGCGCATGAAGCAAATGCACCTATAGCAATTATCAATATTGGTGAGACGCGAGCTGATGATCTTGTATCCTTGAAAATAAGCGCGAGATGTGGGGAG ATACTGCCCAGATTGCTTGAAATGGGAAGCATTGCTGTGCCTAGTCTCAGTTGA
- the LOC109723244 gene encoding probable anion transporter 6, which produces MAKKRYIIVLLTFLCTNVCYIERVGFSIAYTAAADAIGVSQASKGLILSTFYYGYVASQIPGGWAAQRVGGRRVLLWSFALWSSICALVPLDPNQVITLVLSRLFVGVAQGFIFPSIHTVLAQWVPPHERSRSVSLTTSGMYLGAACGMLMLPSVVKHNGPQSVFLIEAALGLIWSFVWFKFANDPPRPDQPKATVSNFGEHLLPISRSKEKIKAQNVVSSIRGPKIPWKQIIFSLPVWAIVVNNFTFHYALYVLMNWLPTYFELGLNLSLHDMGPSKMLPYLNMFIFSNIGGVVADHLITRRILSVTKTRKLLNTVGFIVSALALMALPLFRTFTGTVLCSSLSLGFLALGRAGFAVNHLDVAPKYAGIVMGVSNTAGTLAGIVGVGLTGNILEAAKSANMDLSSSESWKTVFFVPGYLCIFSSFIFLIFSTGEKIFE; this is translated from the coding sequence ATGGCGAAAAAGCGGTACATTATTGTTCTACTAACATTCCTATGCACAAATGTATGCTACATCGAGCGAGTTGGCTTCTCAATTGCTTACACAGCTGCTGCAGACGCCATTGGTGTGAGTCAAGCAAGCAAGGGCCTAATATTATCTACATTCTACTATGGATATGTTGCTTCTCAAATTCCTGGTGGGTGGGCAGCTCAGAGAGTCGGGGGGAGACGTGTCCTTCTTTGGTCCTTTGCTTTATGGTCTTCAATTTGTGCTTTGGTACCACTAGACCCAAATCAAGTAATCACATTGGTCCTTTCCCGCCTCTTTGTTGGTGTGGCTCAGGGTTTCATATTTCCTTCCATCCATACAGTTCTAGCGCAATGGGTCCCACCACACGAGCGGTCCCGCTCTGTTTCCCTTACAACTTCGGGAATGTATCTTGGGGCGGCATGTGGCATGCTAATGTTGCCAAGTGTAGTAAAGCATAATGGACCCCAGTCTGTTTTTTTGATTGAAGCGGCGCTCGGTTTAATTTGGTCCTTCGTGTGGTTCAAATTCGCAAATGACCCTCCTCGCCCTGATCAACCGAAGGCAACAGTTTCTAATTTTGGAGAGCATTTATTGCCTATTTCAAGATCAAAAGAGAAGATCAAAGCACAAAATGTTGTTAGTTCTATACGTGGACCTAAGATCCCATGGAAACAGATAATCTTCAGTTTGCCAGTTTGGGCTATTGTGGTTAACAATTTCACCTTCCATTATGCATTATACGTGCTTATGAACTGGTTGCCCACATATTTCGAGCTCGGACTCAATCTTAGTCTCCATGACATGGGACCTTCAAAAATGCTTCCTTACCTCAacatgtttatattttcaaatataggTGGGGTGGTTGCGGATCACTTGATTACTAGAAGGATCTTATCAGTTACCAAAACTCGCAAATTGTTGAATACTGTTGGGTTCATCGTATCTGCCCTTGCTTTAATGGCCCTTCCTTTATTTCGAACATTTACAGGCACTGTGTTATGTTCGTCGCTCTCTCTTGGTTTTTTGGCTTTAGGAAGGGCTGGGTTCGCTGTAAATCACTTGGATGTGGCCCCAAAATATGCAGGCATTGTTATGGGGGTTTCTAATACAGCAGGTACATTGGCTGGTATTGTAGGTGTTGGGCTTACAGGAAACATATTGGAGGCAGCAAAGAGTGCTAATATGGATCTCTCGAGTTCTGAGAGTTGGAAGACAGTATTTTTTGTTCCAGGATACCTCTGCATTTTtagttctttcatttttttgatATTCTCGACAGGAGAGAAAATTTTTGAGTAA
- the LOC109723003 gene encoding NAD-dependent protein deacylase SRT2 isoform X1, with the protein MAMMMTNTSRPSATIVAGVREALRAASRGFHFHVNSNQGSFKDGPLCNKRKSIVPFKCPIRHIPVAYSNSAASVTLKDQCRPSIQLLREKKIVPDSDPPSSKDMNLLYEFFDRSGKVMVLTGAGISTESGIPDYRSPNGAYSTGFKPITHQEFVRSSRSRRRYWARSYAGWRRFTAAQPSAAHYALASLEKLGRVNLMVTQNVDRLHHRAGSNPLELHGTVYTVICLNCSTSISRELFQEQVKALNPKWASAIESLGGGPPGSDKSFGMQQRPDGDIEINEKFWEEDFYIPNCQQCGGMLKPDVVFFGDNVLKDRADKAMEAARGCDAFLVLGSSLMTMSAYRLVSAAHEANAPIAIINIGETRADDLVSLKISARCGEILPRLLEMGSIAVPSLS; encoded by the exons ATGGCGATGATGATGACCAACACCTCCCGCCCCTCCGCAACC ATCGTTGCAGGTGTCAGAGAGGCTCTTCGAGCGGCATCGAGAG GGTTTCATTTTCATGTAAATTCTAATCAAGGAAGCTTCAAGGATGGTCCACTTTGCAATAAAAGGAAGAGTATTGTTCCTTTCAAATGCCCCATTAGGCATATACCAGTGGCCTACAGCAATTCTGCAGCTAGCGTCACATTGAAGGATCAATGCAGACCTTCTATCCAACTATTAAGGGAAAAGAAGATAGTTCCTGATTCAGATCCTCCAAGCTCTAAGGATATGAACCTTCTGTATGAATTTTTTGATCGCAG TGGCAAGGTCATGGTGTTAACAGGAGCTGGAATAAGCACTGAGTCTGGGATTCCTGATTATAGAAG TCCAAATGGAGCTTATAGTACTGGTTTCAAACCAATAACTCATCAG GAGTTTGTCCGTTCAAGCCGCTCCCGGAGGCGATACTGGGCTAGGAGCTATGCCGGATGGAGAAGGTTTACTGCAGCCCAACCAAGTGCAGCCCATTATGCCCTAGCTTCTTTGGAAAAGCTTGGCCGTGTCAATTTAATGGTCACCCAAAATGTTGATAG GTTGCATCATCGAGCCGGAAGCAACCCACTCGAGTTGCATGGAACTGTGTACACTGTAATATGTTTAAACTGTAGTACCTCCATCAGCAGGGAATTATTCCAAGAGCAAGTGAAGGCCCTCAATCCAAAg TGGGCTTCTGCAATTGAAAGCTTGGGAGGCGGTCCTCCAGGCTCAGACAAAAGCTTTGGGATGCAACAACGCCCTGATGGCGACATTGAGATTAATGAGAAGTTTTGGGAAGAAGATTTTTATATTCCTAATTGCCAGCAGTGCGGTGGAATGCTAAAACCTGAT GTAGTCTTCTTTGGTGATAATGTCCTGAAAGACAGAGCTGATAAAGCTATGGAAGCTGCAAGAGGATGTGATGCGTTCTTGGTGCTGGGTTCATCGCTGATGACAATGTCTGCTTATAGACTTGTCAG TGCTGCGCATGAAGCAAATGCACCTATAGCAATTATCAATATTGGTGAGACGCGAGCTGATGATCTTGTATCCTTGAAAATAAGCGCGAGATGTGGGGAG ATACTGCCCAGATTGCTTGAAATGGGAAGCATTGCTGTGCCTAGTCTCAGTTGA
- the LOC109723245 gene encoding 1-aminocyclopropane-1-carboxylate oxidase-like — MTHLHRTSQPSQTLYKLNVIDKVRAVDNKKGPDNPVAALTSHYFTIFHILVHIKLSNFVHYKRPTPYLVIHCITETPKLLKEAPLHLSLTVFSLIMAIPVIDFSKLDGDERTQTLAQIANACEEWGFFQLVNHGIPIELLEGVKKVCSECYKLREEEFRRSNPVVQLNKLADQEGEGHSFEKLDNVDWEDVFFLQDDNQWPSNPPEFKEIMKECRRELRNLAEKVMEVMEENLGLERGHIKKAFSGGGDYAPFFGTKVSHYPPCPRPDLANGLRAHTDAGGVILLFQDDRVGGLQILKDGCWIDVQPITNTIVINTGDQIEVLSNGKYKSVLHRVLATRAGNRRSVASFYNPALKATIAPAIEGEGGRGLYPEFVFGDYMDFYVKQKFLPKEPRFEAMRAMKMKDGGK; from the exons ATGACTCACCTGCACAGAACGAGCCAGCCAAGCCAGACTCTTTACAAACTCAATGTTATTGACAAGGTCAGGGCCGTTGACAACAAAAAGGGCCCTGACAATCCGGTGGCTGCATTGACCTCACATTACTTTACAATTTTCCATATACTTGTACATATCAAATTATCCAACTTTGTGCATTATAAAAGGCCAACCCCATACTTGGTCATTCATTGCATTACTGAGACTCCTAAGCTTCTCAAAGAGGCTCCTCTTCATCTCTCCCTAACTGTCTTTTCTCTAATAATGGCTATTCCAGTCATTGATTTCTCGAAGTTGGATGGCGACGAGAGGACCCAAACTTTGGCGCAGATTGCAAATGCATGCGAGGAATGGGGATTTTTCCAG CTCGTAAACCACGGGATTCCGATTGAGCTTCTCGAAGGCGTGAAGAAGGTGTGCTCCGAATGCTATAAGCTGAGAGAGGAAGAGTTCAGAAGGTCCAACCCTGTCGTGCAATTGAACAAGCTGGCGGATCAGGAAGGTGAAGGGCACTCCTTCGAGAAGTTGGATAATGTTGATTGGGAGGATGTGTTTTTCCTCCAAGATGATAACCAGTGGCCATCTAACCCCCCTGAGTTCAA GGAGATAATGAAAGAGTGTAGGAGGGAGCTTAGGAACCTGGCTGAGAAAGTAATGGAGGTGATGGAAGAGAACCTGGGCTTAGAGAGAGGCCACATCAAGAAGGccttctccggcggcggcgactATGCACCCTTCTTTGGCACGAAGGTGAGCCACTACCCGCCGTGCCCACGCCCTGACCTCGCCAACGGCCTCCGTGCCCACACTGACGCCGGTGGCGTCATCCTCCTCTTCCAGGACGACCGCGTCGGCGGCCTGCAGATACTGAAGGATGGCTGCTGGATTGACGTCCAGCCGATCACCAACACCATCGTGATCAACACCGGTGACCAGATTGAGGTCCTAAGCAATGGCAAGTATAAGAGTGTTTTGCACCGTGTTTTGGCGACACGCGCCGGCAATCGCCGTTCTGTTGCTTCGTTCTACAATCCAGCCTTAAAGGCCACTATAGCTCCGGCCATCGAAGGAGAGGGGGGTAGGGGTTTGTACCCTGAGTTTGTCTTCGGGGATTATATGGATTTCTATGTGAAGCAGAAGTTTCTCCCCAAGGAGCCGAGGTTTGAAGCAATGAGGGCCATGAAAATGAAGGATGGTGGAAAGTGA